A genomic region of Aureibacillus halotolerans contains the following coding sequences:
- a CDS encoding ABC transporter ATP-binding protein: MAIQTDAPVLEVKELSKHYALKSSQALLKAVDHVSLSVREGETLGIVGESGSGKSTLAKLMLQLEKPTSGSVLLHGTDLSTVDRKEMRAVKRNIQAVFQDPYASLNPRMKAKDVVTEPLLVHERLSRKALEARALALLQEVGLDESHMHRYPHEFSGGQRQRLSIARAIALKPEVVICDEPVSALDVSIQAQILNLLKELQKTYRMSYLFIAHGLPAVKYISDRVAIMYAGQIMEIGSRETIFTQPRHPYTYTLLEAVPVSHPSQRKRRLPREAERVDMSHTTPACPFYGRCPNRQDVCASVRPELSEHEPGVWYACHHPNTIEKEITS; the protein is encoded by the coding sequence TTGGCGATACAAACTGATGCACCGGTGCTTGAGGTCAAAGAGCTGTCAAAGCATTATGCCCTCAAATCTTCTCAAGCGCTGCTTAAAGCGGTCGATCATGTCAGTCTTTCCGTTCGAGAAGGTGAAACACTAGGCATTGTCGGCGAATCGGGTTCTGGGAAGTCGACACTGGCCAAACTCATGCTCCAGTTGGAGAAACCGACGAGTGGATCAGTGTTGCTTCACGGAACGGATCTCTCCACAGTAGACCGAAAAGAGATGCGTGCGGTGAAACGAAACATCCAGGCGGTGTTTCAGGACCCGTACGCGTCGTTAAATCCGCGAATGAAGGCGAAGGACGTCGTCACAGAACCGCTCCTCGTTCATGAACGGCTTAGTCGCAAGGCCCTCGAGGCTAGAGCGCTGGCATTACTCCAAGAGGTTGGGTTAGATGAATCACATATGCACCGTTACCCGCATGAATTTAGTGGAGGGCAACGCCAGCGGCTCAGCATTGCTCGAGCCATTGCGCTCAAGCCAGAGGTCGTGATCTGCGATGAACCGGTGTCGGCGCTTGACGTGTCGATTCAGGCGCAAATTCTGAACCTTCTAAAAGAGCTTCAAAAAACGTACCGTATGTCCTATCTGTTTATCGCTCACGGCCTGCCAGCCGTAAAATACATTAGTGATCGAGTCGCGATTATGTATGCCGGTCAAATCATGGAAATCGGCAGCCGTGAGACAATTTTTACACAACCACGACATCCATACACGTACACATTGTTGGAGGCTGTGCCTGTGTCACATCCGTCCCAGCGAAAGCGGCGGCTGCCGCGTGAGGCAGAACGGGTGGACATGTCTCACACAACGCCAGCCTGTCCGTTTTATGGGCGCTGCCCGAACCGTCAAGACGTCTGTGCCTCTGTGCGACCTGAGTTAAGCGAGCACGAGCCAGGCGTCTGGTATGCCTGCCACCACCCAAATACAATTGAAAAGGAGATCACCTCTTGA
- a CDS encoding TetR/AcrR family transcriptional regulator gives MASTSNERLIESAATCMARDGYYQTKISDIVKGAGVSQGTFYWYYKNKEDVVKAIFSEVEQGLLDVVKIGYRQTMGTRESMVASSVGLIASYLRYVREHRDAIRLLTRCRQDADPVVKELANKVVRHVEDAFFHNIQRAKALGMIPEQRSTDVQAALLMSLVDGMTYRWLFTEVDNDKDIGQLSPEALAEEIVSYEFFGMLGAPEEKRQMGET, from the coding sequence ATGGCGTCGACGAGCAATGAGCGATTAATTGAGAGTGCCGCGACTTGTATGGCAAGGGACGGGTATTATCAAACGAAAATTTCCGATATTGTGAAGGGCGCTGGGGTATCCCAGGGGACGTTCTACTGGTACTATAAAAATAAGGAAGATGTTGTAAAGGCGATTTTTTCGGAGGTGGAGCAAGGCCTGCTGGATGTCGTGAAGATCGGCTATCGTCAAACGATGGGAACGCGGGAGAGCATGGTGGCATCGTCGGTCGGTTTAATAGCGAGTTATTTACGGTATGTTCGCGAGCATAGAGATGCCATTCGGCTGTTGACTCGATGCCGTCAAGATGCGGATCCGGTTGTCAAAGAGCTAGCTAACAAAGTGGTTCGTCATGTGGAGGATGCCTTTTTTCATAATATTCAGCGCGCGAAGGCGCTTGGGATGATCCCGGAGCAGCGGTCGACGGATGTACAGGCGGCGTTGTTGATGAGCCTTGTCGATGGGATGACGTACCGCTGGTTATTTACTGAAGTCGACAACGACAAAGACATTGGACAGCTTTCTCCTGAAGCATTGGCAGAGGAAATTGTCAGTTACGAGTTTTTCGGCATGCTTGGCGCTCCTGAGGAAAAACGGCAGATGGGGGAGACGTAA
- a CDS encoding ABC transporter ATP-binding protein translates to MAKQSAAPLLSVQNLATSFSRRGQSNVRVVDDVSFEVAEGEVVAIVGESGSGKSMTALSVIGLLKRGGNVVSGSIAFQGENLTKLSAKERRRHHGKDMAMIFQEPMSSLNPMMRIKAQLAEAVAIHQRSLSKKDIYHEVLRLLELVDIPDPKAVAERFPHQLSGGMRQRIVIAFAIAHRPKLLIADEPTTALDVTVQANILDLIHKLHTENQTGVIFITHDLNVVAEMADRVLVMYAGRIVEESSVYNLFDDPKHPYTIGLMEAMPTLDELEATLASIPGTAPDLANLPEGCPFHPRCPKARAECKSDMPPLRELRQGHSVRCLFPGKEEENLGDTN, encoded by the coding sequence ATGGCGAAGCAAAGCGCAGCACCTTTATTGTCTGTTCAGAACCTGGCAACCTCCTTTTCCAGACGCGGGCAGTCCAATGTTCGCGTTGTGGACGATGTTTCATTTGAAGTAGCAGAAGGAGAGGTCGTCGCGATTGTCGGCGAGTCTGGAAGTGGGAAAAGCATGACGGCACTCTCGGTCATTGGTCTTTTAAAGCGTGGTGGGAACGTTGTGTCGGGGAGTATCGCGTTTCAAGGTGAGAACCTGACGAAGCTGTCGGCAAAAGAACGCCGTCGTCATCATGGCAAGGATATGGCGATGATTTTTCAAGAGCCGATGAGCTCACTGAACCCGATGATGCGGATTAAGGCGCAATTGGCAGAAGCAGTGGCGATACACCAACGCTCGCTCTCGAAAAAAGACATCTATCATGAAGTGCTCAGGCTGCTTGAGTTGGTCGACATTCCAGACCCTAAAGCAGTGGCTGAACGCTTTCCTCATCAGCTGTCCGGAGGGATGCGCCAGCGTATCGTGATCGCGTTTGCGATTGCACACAGGCCGAAGCTGTTGATTGCGGACGAGCCAACGACGGCCCTGGATGTCACGGTGCAAGCGAATATTCTCGACCTGATTCATAAGCTCCATACCGAAAATCAAACAGGTGTCATCTTTATTACGCACGATTTGAATGTCGTTGCGGAGATGGCCGATCGCGTGCTCGTCATGTATGCAGGTCGAATCGTTGAGGAAAGCAGTGTGTACAACTTGTTTGACGACCCGAAGCACCCGTATACAATTGGGCTGATGGAAGCAATGCCGACATTGGATGAGCTCGAGGCTACACTTGCTTCGATTCCAGGGACAGCACCTGATTTGGCAAACCTGCCTGAAGGATGTCCGTTTCATCCTCGGTGTCCAAAGGCAAGAGCGGAATGTAAAAGCGACATGCCTCCACTTCGTGAACTTCGTCAAGGGCATTCGGTTCGTTGCTTGTTTCCTGGAAAGGAGGAGGAGAATCTTGGCGATACAAACTGA
- a CDS encoding ABC transporter permease — protein sequence MVTAASKRKIESVRLGLAWSPLGVAGLVTVVAIVLVSLAAPWLVPHDPYVVDAPNRLIPPIWMDGGQSAHLLGTDHLGRDVLSRLLYGGRISLLVGVVAVAIAGVIGLALGLLSGYLGGTWVDHAVMRVVDAMLAIPTLLLVLVAIVVFEPGLWTLIIVIGLTSWVQFTRLVRGEVLSVKEREYVQSARTIGASHWHVLRKHILPNVLSSFIVVATIGVATAIMTESSLSFLGLGVQPPTITWGGMLDDGRDYLATSWWVATFPGIAITITVLAMTFLGDWIRDLLDPRWKKGGA from the coding sequence ATGGTGACAGCAGCTTCAAAACGAAAAATTGAATCCGTTCGTTTAGGACTGGCATGGTCTCCTCTTGGTGTGGCGGGGCTTGTGACGGTTGTCGCGATTGTGCTCGTTTCCCTTGCAGCGCCATGGCTTGTGCCGCATGATCCGTACGTCGTGGATGCGCCAAACCGTTTGATCCCACCTATTTGGATGGACGGAGGTCAGTCGGCGCATCTTCTCGGGACTGACCATTTAGGAAGAGATGTGCTCAGTCGATTGCTCTATGGTGGACGAATTTCCCTTCTTGTTGGTGTCGTCGCGGTGGCGATTGCTGGCGTGATAGGACTGGCCCTTGGTCTCTTATCTGGTTATCTTGGTGGGACATGGGTGGACCACGCCGTGATGCGAGTCGTTGATGCGATGCTCGCGATTCCGACGCTGCTGCTCGTGCTTGTGGCCATCGTCGTGTTTGAACCAGGGTTATGGACGTTGATCATTGTGATTGGCTTGACGAGTTGGGTTCAGTTCACAAGGCTTGTGCGTGGTGAGGTGCTTAGTGTAAAGGAGCGCGAATATGTGCAATCGGCGCGAACGATTGGTGCAAGCCACTGGCATGTCCTACGCAAGCATATTCTGCCGAACGTGCTCTCCTCATTTATCGTCGTAGCAACGATTGGGGTGGCGACAGCGATTATGACGGAGTCGTCGTTAAGCTTTCTTGGTCTCGGCGTTCAACCGCCGACGATCACGTGGGGAGGCATGCTCGACGATGGGCGTGATTATTTGGCGACAAGCTGGTGGGTAGCCACATTCCCAGGCATTGCAATTACAATCACCGTACTGGCAATGACCTTCCTTGGGGACTGGATCAGAGATCTTCTCGATCCGCGCTGGAAAAAAGGGGGAGCGTAA
- a CDS encoding nucleotidyltransferase family protein codes for MITQETLEQRLKTNKSFLSDTFHVQKVGYFGSYARGEQNAISDIDILVELSKPIGWKLADLHDFLEDLLDAKVDLVTVNALKPQLKEQILKEVIYL; via the coding sequence ATGATCACCCAAGAAACCCTCGAACAACGCCTAAAAACAAATAAATCTTTTCTAAGCGATACCTTCCACGTCCAAAAAGTCGGCTACTTTGGCTCATATGCGCGTGGCGAGCAGAACGCAATAAGTGATATCGACATTCTTGTAGAGTTGTCTAAACCAATTGGCTGGAAGCTGGCCGATCTCCATGACTTCTTGGAAGATCTGCTTGATGCTAAGGTCGATCTTGTGACAGTCAATGCGCTTAAACCGCAATTAAAGGAGCAGATCCTAAAAGAAGTCATTTATCTATAA
- a CDS encoding ABC transporter substrate-binding protein produces MNRFAKPLFALVAMFMLVACGFEDPDDTTAPSQDEGKTEEEQVLTIANPADITTTDPQNNSVITTAAVLVNVYGKLLNRDAEGKIIPELATEWGKKDDLTWSFTLREGVTFHNGDPFTAEDVKFSIERVATDESLQEHSVFSGIESVEIVDETHVNIITKQPDPVLLSRLAGASASILPAAYFEEVGSDAFFEAPAGTGAYTFDEWNRGSGVTLGKFDDYYDGEPTWDTVHFQVVPENSTRVSELLTGGIDIAFNIPTADFERIESNEGTHVAVSPIQRVIQLWLSTQEGEPTADPAVRKAIDLAIDNQVIIDEILAGAATATRTHISPGNFGADESLYDTYEYDPDQAKQILADAGYEGGVTVDISVNNYYTEMAEVVQGMLADVGITANLELIEQSQFAERLFSEDLDEGVFVGWGNTLFDASVLELFKEENVTSYSNPEVEELLEAAAYNMNEEERAAQYKQVQQILSEDRGALYLFQLEGRYGVSDAVKYEPRLDELYYVNEIMPANQ; encoded by the coding sequence TTGAACAGATTCGCCAAACCATTGTTTGCTCTCGTCGCGATGTTTATGCTTGTCGCCTGCGGTTTTGAAGATCCAGATGATACTACTGCGCCGAGCCAAGATGAAGGAAAGACCGAAGAAGAACAGGTGTTGACCATTGCCAACCCAGCGGACATTACAACAACAGACCCACAAAACAATAGTGTCATCACAACGGCCGCTGTTCTTGTCAATGTGTATGGAAAGTTGCTTAACCGTGATGCGGAAGGGAAGATTATCCCTGAGCTTGCGACGGAATGGGGAAAAAAGGATGACCTCACATGGTCCTTTACACTAAGAGAAGGTGTGACCTTCCATAACGGCGATCCGTTTACCGCTGAGGACGTGAAATTCTCCATTGAGAGAGTCGCGACGGACGAGTCTCTGCAGGAGCATTCCGTGTTTAGTGGAATTGAAAGCGTCGAAATTGTTGATGAGACGCATGTCAATATTATTACGAAACAACCTGACCCGGTGCTGCTCAGCAGACTTGCGGGGGCGAGCGCTAGCATTCTCCCTGCTGCGTATTTTGAGGAGGTAGGAAGTGACGCTTTTTTTGAAGCACCCGCCGGCACTGGCGCGTATACATTTGATGAATGGAACCGTGGTTCAGGCGTCACGCTAGGCAAGTTTGATGACTATTACGATGGTGAACCGACATGGGATACGGTGCATTTTCAAGTTGTTCCAGAAAACTCGACACGTGTGTCTGAGCTGTTGACAGGCGGCATTGACATTGCCTTTAATATTCCGACGGCGGACTTTGAACGCATTGAGAGTAACGAAGGCACGCATGTTGCTGTTAGCCCGATTCAGCGAGTGATCCAGCTGTGGTTATCCACTCAAGAAGGCGAGCCAACAGCTGATCCTGCCGTTCGTAAAGCCATTGATTTAGCGATTGACAATCAAGTGATTATTGATGAGATTCTGGCAGGTGCAGCCACGGCAACGCGCACGCATATCTCGCCGGGCAACTTTGGCGCTGACGAGTCATTGTATGACACATACGAGTATGACCCTGATCAGGCCAAGCAAATTTTGGCCGATGCCGGTTATGAAGGTGGCGTTACTGTGGACATCTCCGTGAACAATTATTACACTGAAATGGCAGAGGTTGTTCAAGGCATGTTGGCAGACGTCGGCATTACCGCGAACCTGGAGCTGATTGAACAGAGCCAGTTTGCTGAACGACTTTTCAGCGAAGACTTGGATGAAGGGGTTTTTGTCGGTTGGGGAAACACGTTGTTTGATGCCAGTGTGCTCGAATTGTTTAAAGAAGAGAATGTGACGAGTTACTCCAATCCTGAGGTGGAAGAGCTTCTTGAAGCAGCTGCCTACAATATGAATGAAGAGGAACGAGCCGCCCAGTACAAGCAGGTGCAGCAAATTCTATCAGAAGACCGTGGCGCCCTTTATTTGTTCCAGCTAGAAGGTCGCTACGGTGTGAGTGACGCGGTGAAATATGAGCCACGATTAGACGAGCTTTACTATGTGAATGAGATTATGCCAGCGAATCAATAA
- a CDS encoding ABC transporter permease — translation MRFLKRIVIQVVPTMLILTFVVFALVYLAGDPVSLMLPENATQEDRAILEKELGLDQHFLIQYVQYMGDLARGDFGTSYQYHQEALPLVVERLTATLSLAGMALGVGILMSLPLGVIAALKRNTFVDYFISGLSVIGKAMPNFWIGIMLILFFAVTLGVLPVSGAESPAHFVLPAFTLGVALSAELTRLVRASVLEVIDQEFVQTARSKGQKEWIVILRHVFMNSLIPVVTMIGLQFPQLIGGTIIVETVFSWPGIGRLLLQSIEAKDMAVIQAIVFVIAIITILVNLLTDVIYRLLDPRISYESKS, via the coding sequence ATGCGGTTTTTGAAGCGAATAGTCATTCAGGTCGTTCCAACGATGCTTATTCTAACGTTTGTTGTCTTTGCGCTTGTTTATCTGGCGGGCGATCCGGTGTCCTTGATGCTGCCGGAGAACGCGACACAGGAGGATCGGGCGATTTTAGAAAAAGAATTAGGGTTAGATCAGCACTTTTTGATTCAGTACGTGCAGTATATGGGGGACTTAGCTCGTGGTGATTTTGGCACGTCGTATCAGTATCATCAGGAGGCACTGCCGCTAGTGGTGGAACGTTTGACGGCCACGCTGTCTCTTGCAGGCATGGCGCTCGGTGTCGGCATTTTGATGTCGCTGCCGCTCGGAGTCATTGCGGCTTTAAAGCGCAATACGTTTGTCGATTATTTCATCTCAGGTTTGTCTGTTATTGGCAAGGCGATGCCAAACTTCTGGATTGGGATTATGTTAATTCTCTTTTTTGCCGTGACCCTTGGCGTTTTGCCTGTGTCGGGAGCGGAATCGCCAGCGCATTTCGTTTTGCCTGCCTTTACGCTCGGCGTTGCCCTTTCAGCCGAATTAACGAGACTTGTGCGGGCAAGCGTGCTTGAGGTCATTGACCAAGAATTCGTCCAAACCGCTCGCAGCAAGGGCCAGAAGGAATGGATTGTCATTTTACGTCACGTGTTTATGAATTCATTGATTCCGGTCGTGACAATGATTGGTCTGCAATTTCCTCAGTTGATCGGAGGCACCATCATCGTGGAAACGGTCTTTTCGTGGCCAGGCATTGGGCGTCTGCTGCTGCAATCGATAGAAGCGAAGGATATGGCGGTCATTCAAGCGATTGTGTTTGTTATTGCCATCATAACCATTCTAGTAAACCTTTTGACGGACGTGATCTATCGTCTGTTGGATCCACGCATTTCCTATGAATCGAAGTCGTAA